A single window of Vibrio alfacsensis DNA harbors:
- a CDS encoding transposase, translating into MAQGVHNISIIKLPPYSPELNPIEQVWSWLSQHYLTNQDFDDYRDIVAKVYTAYNRFLENADRVIPI; encoded by the coding sequence ATTGCACAAGGGGTCCATAATATCAGTATCATCAAGCTCCCACCCTACTCACCAGAACTAAACCCGATTGAGCAAGTTTGGAGTTGGCTCAGTCAGCACTATCTTACCAACCAAGACTTTGACGATTATCGGGATATTGTGGCGAAAGTATACACTGCTTATAATCGATTCTTAGAGAACGCTGATAGAGTTATACCAATCTAA